The Mauremys mutica isolate MM-2020 ecotype Southern chromosome 1, ASM2049712v1, whole genome shotgun sequence genome has a segment encoding these proteins:
- the LOC123343511 gene encoding lysozyme C-like, whose translation MHTSSLVSVVGDWVCYAASMKALLILGLLLLPLAAHGKIYERCELARAMKRLGLDGYWGYSLGHWVCTARYESAFNTSATNYNPGDQSTDYGILQINSHWWCNDGKTPGAKNACGIQCHELMTEDITTSVNCAKRVVRDPNGMGAWVAWRNHCKGTDVSQWIRGCQL comes from the exons ATGCACACGTCGTCTCTAGTCTCAGTGGTAGGAGACTGGGTTTGCTACGCTGCCAGCATGAAGGCTTTGCTAATCTTggggcttctcctccttcctctggCTGCTCATGGGAAGATCTACGAAAGGTGTGAGCTGGCAAGAGCGATGAAAAGGCTTGGGCTGGATGGATACTGGGGCTACAGCTTGGGACATT GGGTGTGCACAGCAAGATACGAGAGCGCCTTTAACACAAGTGCCACGAACTACAACCCTGGTGACCAAAGCACTGACTATGGGATTTTACAAATCAACAGCCACTGGTGGTGCAATGATGGCAAGACTCCAGGAGCCAAGAACGCATGTGGAATCCAGTGTCATG AGTTAATGACAGAAGACATTACAACGAGTGTAAATTGTGCAAAGAGAGTTGTTCGCGATCCCAATGGCATGGGTGCATG GGTGGCATGGAGAAATCACTGCAAAGGAACAGATGTCTCCCAGTGGATCAGAGGTTGCCAGCTGTAA